The genomic segment TAGTACCTATGCGTGCAAAAACTTCCTGGTATGGCGTTGATCTATGGAAAGATGCAGACGGTAATCAGATCTTTGTTGATGAAAATGGAAATATTGTGCATGAAGGTGGTACGCCTGCTTATGAGTTCCCAATGACAGATTATGTGTTGCCAAATGCGAGCTATTATGCTCAAAGTGCCAGCAATTTCAAAAAGCATACTTTTAACGGGTTCTCGACTTATAGGTTGAATCTGACTGATGACCATCAGTTTAAATTTATGGTCGGGATGAATTTGGTTGCGAATGATTGGAATACCTTCCGTGCTCAGCGCAATGGCGTTTTTAATTATGAGAACCCGCAATTTGAGTTTGCGAACGGTGAACAATTTGCATCGGGCAGCCGAGACTGGGACTCTACCGTGGGTTTTTTTGGACGGGTAAACTATACGTTTAAAGATAAATATCTATTTGAAGCTAATTTAAGAAGAGATGCGACATCTTTGGCGTCAAAGGATATGCGATGGACCTGGTACCCTTCATTTTCTGGAGGATGGGTTTTATCGAAAGAGAAATTCATGGAGGCAGTTAATCCAGTGTTGAGCTTTGCAAAATTGCGTGCTTCTTGGGGAAGTATTGGAGACCAGAGTATCAGCAATGGTCTGTATGCGCCATTGATGCAAACTTCCCAATCTTATTGGATTGGTGGTAACGGCATGCAGGTAACTGGTATTGGGGTGCCGAGATTAGTGAAAGATGGATTGAGCTGGCAAGATATAGAGCATCTCAACGTTGGTATGGATCTGAGATTTTTTAACAATAAGTTGGGCGTGACAGCGGAGTGGTTTCAGCGAAACACCAACAGCATGATCATCAATGGAGAAGCATTGCCAGCAACATTAGGTACATCAGCTCCTTTGGGTAATTACGGCAACCTAAGAACCCGTGGGTGGGAACTAGAGTTCGATTTTAATCATCGTTTTGAAAACGGTTTAGGGATAAACATCAATGCAAATATTTCTGATGCCACGACATTTGTGACGAAAAGCGCTGACTGGAATACACCCTGGGCTGACCGTTTATTAGGTACGACTTTTTCCACCGGCCGTCGTTACGGGGACGTTTATGGATTTGTCACGGATCGCCTGTTCCAAAAAGACGACTTTGTGTATGACGAGAACGGAAAATTTGTACAAACAAATATTGTGTATAATGGGACTAGCAAACGGACTAATATGTTAGCCGGAGATAATCCTGTGTATCAGACCTATTTTGAGGATGGTAATCAGACACTTCTGGTGAGCCCCGGAGACGTCAAGTTTGTCGATGTTAATGGCGATGGTTATATCGATGCGGGCAAGAATACGAATGGAGATCCGGGAGACCGTGTTGTTGTAGGTAATATAACTCCCCGTTATCAATTTGGTTTCCGTGTAGGGGCTGATTGGAAGGGTTTCGATCTGGCGGTTTTCTTACAGGGCGTGGGGAGCCGCAAGATTTGGGGGTCGGGACAGCTGGCGATTCCAGGTTATTACGCAAAAGAAGGGGCCATGCCAAAGGCTATTGCTGAAAATTATTGGAGAGAAGACCGTACAGATGCATTTTATCCAAGGGCGTGGAACTTAAACGGTGCGGATGAAGGCTTTGTTATGCGTACACAGTCTCGTTATATGTTAAATATGGCATATCTGCGGATAAAAAATATCACATTCGGCTATACGGTCCCTAAGTCGGTTCTGGATCGGGTCAAGTTAGCAAACGCACGTATATTTATTTCTCTTGAAAACATGTTTACGTTCGATAAATTGAGAGGTTTGCCGATTGATCCGGAGGCAATTTCGGGTTACTCGATGTTAAAAGAGTCCAACTATAATTTAGGGCGTACGGGAACTTCCAATCCCACATTTAAGTCGGCTTCAATCGGTGTTCAAATAGGTTTATAATTAAGGAGGATTAAAAATGAAAATAAAAAATATAACGGCATTTGTGGTGACAGCTTTATTCCTGACAGGCTGCAATAAATTTTTGGATAGACCTCCACAAAACGCCTTGGATGATAATCAAAATGCTTGGGTAAGTGAGGAAAAAGTACGGATGTATGCCAATAAATATTATGCCGATTACTTTTATGGATTCGGTATAAAAGATAATAACGGAAGTGCACCCATTGTCGGCTTTACCAACAGCGATGATATTGTCGCTTTAGGTAATCAGCCTAACTTTACGAGAGCCGTTCCGAATTCTGGAATCTGGGATTACTCGGATATCCGGTCCCTGAATGTGATGCTCGATAGAATCGAGGATAAAATGGGCGGTATCCTTACCGCTGAAGCAAAAAATCACTGGATTGCAGTAGGTAAGTTTTTCCGTGCATTCCGTTATGCACAGCTTGTGCAGAGCTATGGCGATATTCCATATTACGAACATGAAGTAAAGGACTCGCAGGTTGATGAACTGTATAAGCCACGTACTCCCCGGAATGAGGTTATGGATCATCTGTATGAAGACTGGAAATTTATTCTGCAAAATATGCGGACCAACGACGGAGAGCAGTACTTAAATCTGTATGTAGCTGCAGGTTTTATCTCTCGTTTAGCGTTAAACGAAGCTTCCTGGCAAAAATATTATTATAAAAATCAGGAAAGGGCAAAGAAGTTTTACGAATTGGCAATCGATGCAGCTCAAGTGGATATCAACAGCGGGAAGTATGCAATTGTGACAGATTATAAGAGTCAATTTACCTCCAAAGACCTGAAGGGCAATAAAGATATGGTTATGTACCGAATTTACGATGGTGGGCTAGGAGTGACACATGCAATTGCGTCGTACTGCAATTTGCAAGAGTCTACGAACAATGGGCCGACGACGGATTTCCTGAAAGCGATGTTGTGTACCGATGGCAAGACCTGGGAAAATTCTTCCGTTGACGGAGCTAAAAAATTTGATTTAGCCAGTTTGATCAAATCCCGCGATCCAAGGTTTGAGGCAATGATTTACAGTAAGCCTAATGCCTTAAATAAGAGTTCGTTTTATTATGTAACTAAATATCTGCCTAGGGAGGTGGAAAAAGCTGTTAAGGTGAACGGTCAAGCTATGCCTGCAGAATTCACGAGTAATAAAAATGAAACAGATGCCCCTGTTTTGAGATACGCCGAAGTGTTGTTGAACTGGATCGAAGCCAAAGCAGAACTGGCCAGCTTGGGCGGAGCAGCAGTCACTCAGGACGATATCAATAAGTCTATTAACCAAATTCGGCAGCGTCCGCTGGCGCAGGAGGCGAAAGATCGTGGGGTCAAGAATTTGCCTGATCTGGAGCTCGATGCTATTCCGGCAGATCCTGCCAGGGATGCTACTGTCTCACCTTTATTGTGGGAGATCCGTCGTGAGCGACGTCTGGAATTTGCCTTTGAAACTAGCCGTTTGGCGGATTTAAGAAGATGGTCGAAATTGGAGTACATGGACAACACGCTTAATACGGATCTCATTTCCGGCGGCTGGGTCAATTTCAGTGCAGAAATGCCTGCCGAACTAGTTGCCAAGAATGTTAATATTCTTTCTGTAGTCGATGTAGCAGGAAAAGAAACCATATATAACGGTTCAAATGGCGCGCTGATGAATGGATTTTATAAGAATCAAACCAATAAGCCGCGTTTACCATTTTTGAACCAGCCTAATATCAATCCATATCTGACTCCAGTGGGACTGGTGCAGATAGATCAGTATGCGATAAAAGGATATGTGTTGGAACAAACTGAAGGATGGCCCCAGAATTAATTACTTATCAAGAATGAATAAATGAAAAGATCATATAATATTTTGGTACTAGGGCTAATTTGTGCCTTTTTACTGACATCCTTTTTTTCTTGTAAGGATGAGCTGCCTGAAGCGGCAGATTCAAGCTCGAAGTTTGTTGTGTTGAAATCTATAAAGATTGTTAACGCAGGCGAAAGCGGTTCGGATGTTGTACAAGGAACAGTAAATGAAGATACAAAAGAGGTGAATTTCCCCAGGCTATCTGTTCAGACTGATTTTCAGAATTTAAGATTTGAGGCTGAAATGTCTGATGGAGCAAAACTTGATAAAGATGCCTACTCTGTTGTGTTCGGAGAAGGGGATACGGAAAAGACAATTATTATCAAAGTCCAAAATCCACCTCGCTATAGGGAGTACATGGTTAGACTGAGATTGAATGTTCCGGTATTTGGAGCTGACTTTTCAAAAGCAAAAAAATACGACAATACGACAAATGATCTCGGGAATCCGTTATACCCTGTTTTTAAGAGTGGGGTAACGCGTGGTACGGGATTCGACGGAAAGCATGTGTTGATTGTTACGCGTGATGCTATGGGGTCGCATTTGCTAAAAGTATCTGATATTGAAAAAGGGGATGTAACTAAGCCCATCATCCTTAATATGGCTGGTGTCACAGGCGGCACATTTACCGTTAATATGGGCGGGCTCGCACACGGCCATGTATATATTGCCAATCTTTCGGGCGGGCAGACATCGCCGTTGAAAATTTATCACTGGTCGGATCCGGCGGGTACACCACAGGTGTTTGAATTCAATATCGCTGCTATTCCTGGTGCGGGAGTGCGTCATGGGGATAATTTCTCCCTAAATCTGGATGAAAAAGGAGATGGCTATATGTTCTTCGCAGATAACGCCGCTACCAAGGTGCTAAGATTAAAGGTGGCAAACTTTAATACAGTTACTGATCCCCATGTCTTTAATATCCCCATTACTGGAGCCGGTTCCTGGACCTCTTATAATCGTATCCAAAACAGTAACGAGTATATATTTACAGGGCACGATGCTCCAGTGGCCTTGGTAAGTGATGGAGGTGCGCTAACTTATGCAATGGGCAGGCTTGC from the Sphingobacterium thalpophilum genome contains:
- a CDS encoding SusC/RagA family TonB-linked outer membrane protein; amino-acid sequence: MRKAILFSLAVGLYMPHSLYAFGPNGKTGDLKVSADRAAVSKKRAIYQQSVHGTVKGPNGPLSGVSVTVVGTTLSTSTDANGHFRLSVPKGSKLRFSSVGYQSREIVVDDTGSVEVTLLGLNESLEEVVVIGYGQQKKAHLTGAVSSVDVEKAMGGRPISDAGRGLQGVVPGLSVVVPSGEVGSDARLRIRGQVGSVNGGSDPLILVDNVEVPSLMVVNPNDIETISVLKDAASASIYGAKAAFGVVLITTKKGAKTDMNRVTYSNNLSWQSPFKKIELAGIEGLEYTVDAHENMKAAGPAGGFWRVDRNSLEKIREWQQKYGGVVGNDDPVVYGRDWIWDGTQKFGYRIYDPVAAMVKDKPFSHLHNLGVNGKSGKTSYNMSVGYFGQQGMMKPAKHDDYRRLNATLNVSTEISKVITMRGGMMYSDGTKRYPNSNNSAGFGADPWLYLFRWSRLFPVGVQENGENFIDPAYTAATSTDAIDNKKYLNLNLGTTLNLTKNWDIQADYSYSTRNNGLTTSVVPMRAKTSWYGVDLWKDADGNQIFVDENGNIVHEGGTPAYEFPMTDYVLPNASYYAQSASNFKKHTFNGFSTYRLNLTDDHQFKFMVGMNLVANDWNTFRAQRNGVFNYENPQFEFANGEQFASGSRDWDSTVGFFGRVNYTFKDKYLFEANLRRDATSLASKDMRWTWYPSFSGGWVLSKEKFMEAVNPVLSFAKLRASWGSIGDQSISNGLYAPLMQTSQSYWIGGNGMQVTGIGVPRLVKDGLSWQDIEHLNVGMDLRFFNNKLGVTAEWFQRNTNSMIINGEALPATLGTSAPLGNYGNLRTRGWELEFDFNHRFENGLGININANISDATTFVTKSADWNTPWADRLLGTTFSTGRRYGDVYGFVTDRLFQKDDFVYDENGKFVQTNIVYNGTSKRTNMLAGDNPVYQTYFEDGNQTLLVSPGDVKFVDVNGDGYIDAGKNTNGDPGDRVVVGNITPRYQFGFRVGADWKGFDLAVFLQGVGSRKIWGSGQLAIPGYYAKEGAMPKAIAENYWREDRTDAFYPRAWNLNGADEGFVMRTQSRYMLNMAYLRIKNITFGYTVPKSVLDRVKLANARIFISLENMFTFDKLRGLPIDPEAISGYSMLKESNYNLGRTGTSNPTFKSASIGVQIGL
- a CDS encoding RagB/SusD family nutrient uptake outer membrane protein; protein product: MKIKNITAFVVTALFLTGCNKFLDRPPQNALDDNQNAWVSEEKVRMYANKYYADYFYGFGIKDNNGSAPIVGFTNSDDIVALGNQPNFTRAVPNSGIWDYSDIRSLNVMLDRIEDKMGGILTAEAKNHWIAVGKFFRAFRYAQLVQSYGDIPYYEHEVKDSQVDELYKPRTPRNEVMDHLYEDWKFILQNMRTNDGEQYLNLYVAAGFISRLALNEASWQKYYYKNQERAKKFYELAIDAAQVDINSGKYAIVTDYKSQFTSKDLKGNKDMVMYRIYDGGLGVTHAIASYCNLQESTNNGPTTDFLKAMLCTDGKTWENSSVDGAKKFDLASLIKSRDPRFEAMIYSKPNALNKSSFYYVTKYLPREVEKAVKVNGQAMPAEFTSNKNETDAPVLRYAEVLLNWIEAKAELASLGGAAVTQDDINKSINQIRQRPLAQEAKDRGVKNLPDLELDAIPADPARDATVSPLLWEIRRERRLEFAFETSRLADLRRWSKLEYMDNTLNTDLISGGWVNFSAEMPAELVAKNVNILSVVDVAGKETIYNGSNGALMNGFYKNQTNKPRLPFLNQPNINPYLTPVGLVQIDQYAIKGYVLEQTEGWPQN
- a CDS encoding DUF4623 domain-containing protein: MKRSYNILVLGLICAFLLTSFFSCKDELPEAADSSSKFVVLKSIKIVNAGESGSDVVQGTVNEDTKEVNFPRLSVQTDFQNLRFEAEMSDGAKLDKDAYSVVFGEGDTEKTIIIKVQNPPRYREYMVRLRLNVPVFGADFSKAKKYDNTTNDLGNPLYPVFKSGVTRGTGFDGKHVLIVTRDAMGSHLLKVSDIEKGDVTKPIILNMAGVTGGTFTVNMGGLAHGHVYIANLSGGQTSPLKIYHWSDPAGTPQVFEFNIAAIPGAGVRHGDNFSLNLDEKGDGYMFFADNAATKVLRLKVANFNTVTDPHVFNIPITGAGSWTSYNRIQNSNEYIFTGHDAPVALVSDGGALTYAMGRLAIPVRSSDARVIYFNGERYLIVTTAARSGSEPTNFAVYNISKGTSVADALRNLNDLAPAPIFEYSLMGPVNTSPASQTGYFVKKDADGKDESLLLFSAASDAGFVVFEVPKKQLD